A genome region from Alphaproteobacteria bacterium includes the following:
- a CDS encoding type II toxin-antitoxin system RatA family toxin — protein MLPYRPDQMYDLVLDVENYPDFLPWCKSCQITSEAADEIFADVTIGFKFFSESFSSKVTFQSPEQINVTYLSGPFKYLRNTWKFTPSIQDGVTFCIVDFNIEFEFKSRILQGLIQGVFSEAVQKMVRAFETRAEKLYNFAM, from the coding sequence ATGTTACCATATAGACCAGATCAGATGTATGATCTTGTTTTAGACGTTGAAAATTATCCAGATTTTTTACCATGGTGTAAATCATGTCAAATTACATCTGAAGCAGCAGACGAGATTTTTGCTGATGTAACGATAGGTTTTAAGTTTTTTAGCGAGAGCTTTTCATCAAAAGTAACGTTTCAATCTCCCGAGCAAATAAATGTCACTTATTTAAGTGGGCCTTTTAAATATTTACGTAATACATGGAAATTTACACCCTCGATTCAAGATGGTGTTACATTTTGTATTGTTGACTTTAATATTGAGTTTGAATTTAAATCACGCATTTTGCAAGGTTTAATTCAAGGTGTGTTTAGTGAGGCTGTTCAAAAAATGGTTCGCGCTTTTGAAACACGTGCTGAAAAATTGTATAATTTTGCTATGTAG
- the lipA gene encoding lipoyl synthase, with protein MTILKKPDWIRAKAPQSEGFFETQKLMRGLKLNTVCEEAACPNIGECWSKKHATIMILGSICTRACAFCNIDTGKPDLLDPHEPERVAEALKGLQLHHVVITSVDRDDLEDGGANHFARVIQEIRKSSPNTTIEVLTPDFLRKEGACDIVIHAKPDVYNHNLETVPRLYQTVRPGARYFNSLRLLNRVKEVDPAMFTKSGIMVGLGEGKEEVLQVMDDLRSAQVDFLTIGQYLQPTPKHHIVDRFVTPEEFEYYKKMAYGKGFLMVSSSPLTRSSHHAGDDFIKLKQARLEKLKQLSVV; from the coding sequence ATGACAATTTTAAAAAAACCAGATTGGATTCGTGCAAAAGCGCCTCAATCAGAAGGTTTTTTTGAAACACAGAAATTGATGCGTGGCTTAAAGTTAAACACGGTTTGCGAGGAAGCAGCGTGTCCTAATATCGGTGAATGTTGGTCAAAAAAACATGCAACAATCATGATCTTAGGAAGCATTTGTACGCGTGCTTGTGCTTTTTGTAACATTGATACAGGAAAACCTGATCTGCTTGACCCGCACGAGCCAGAACGCGTGGCAGAAGCTTTAAAAGGCCTTCAATTGCATCATGTTGTGATAACGTCTGTGGATCGTGATGATCTTGAAGATGGTGGGGCGAACCATTTTGCGCGTGTGATCCAAGAAATTCGTAAATCTTCGCCCAATACAACGATTGAAGTTTTAACGCCTGATTTTTTGCGCAAAGAAGGGGCGTGCGATATTGTTATTCACGCAAAACCTGATGTGTATAACCATAATTTAGAAACAGTGCCTAGGCTTTATCAAACGGTTAGACCAGGTGCGCGTTATTTTAATTCGTTAAGATTATTGAATCGCGTAAAAGAAGTTGATCCTGCAATGTTCACGAAATCTGGGATTATGGTGGGCCTTGGCGAGGGTAAAGAAGAAGTCTTACAAGTCATGGATGATCTACGATCCGCACAGGTTGATTTTTTAACGATAGGACAATACTTGCAACCAACGCCAAAACATCATATAGTTGATCGTTTTGTAACGCCTGAAGAGTTTGAATATTATAAAAAAATGGCTTATGGTAAAGGATTTTTGATGGTGTCATCTTCGCCTTTAACGCGGTCATCGCATCATGCAGGTGATGATTTTATAAAACTTAAGCAAGCAAGATTAGAAAAATTGAAACAATTATCGGTTGTGTAA
- the lpdA gene encoding dihydrolipoyl dehydrogenase translates to MNMEQFDLIVIGGGPGGYVAAIRASQLGLKTALIERAHLGGICLNWGCIPTKTLLRSAEIYHLMHRADEFGLHASNIGINLEKIIDRSRHVAKQLSTGIQHLLKKNKVTIFEAHGKLAGAGLIDLEDSKTKEKFQLKAKNIILATGARARILPGFEPDEDKVWTYKEAMTPKRLPKSMIIIGSGAIGIEFASFYNDLGVKVQVIEALERVVPSEDHEISDIAGKLFQKNGIKIHLSSKVTKIVKSAKDVEIFIEHLGKETSIKADVVVLAIGIVANTENLGLEKTKIKVEKNNIVTNQFLQTDEPSIYAIGDLVGTPWLAHKASHEGILAVEHMMKLPNLHTIDPMNIPKCTYARPQIASIGLNEKQALEKHKKIKVGRFPFMANGKAIAMGETDGMVKTIFDEQTGALLGAHMIGAEVTELIQGFAIAIGLETTEEDLMRTIFPHPTLSEMMHESVLSAYGRAIHI, encoded by the coding sequence ATGAATATGGAACAATTTGATCTAATTGTCATTGGGGGCGGTCCTGGTGGCTATGTGGCGGCGATTAGAGCGTCCCAATTAGGTCTTAAAACAGCGTTGATTGAGCGCGCACATCTTGGTGGAATCTGCTTAAATTGGGGTTGTATCCCAACTAAAACATTGCTTCGAAGCGCTGAAATTTATCATTTGATGCATCGTGCCGATGAATTTGGCCTCCATGCTTCAAATATAGGCATAAATTTAGAAAAAATTATTGATCGCTCGCGTCACGTTGCCAAGCAATTAAGCACAGGCATTCAACATCTATTGAAGAAAAATAAAGTCACGATTTTTGAAGCACATGGTAAATTGGCAGGCGCTGGATTAATTGATTTAGAAGATAGCAAAACAAAAGAAAAATTTCAGTTAAAAGCCAAAAACATTATATTAGCGACAGGCGCGCGTGCGCGTATTTTGCCAGGGTTTGAACCAGATGAAGACAAAGTCTGGACCTATAAAGAAGCCATGACCCCCAAAAGATTACCCAAATCAATGATTATTATTGGCAGTGGGGCGATTGGTATCGAATTTGCAAGCTTTTACAATGATTTAGGCGTGAAAGTTCAAGTGATTGAAGCACTTGAGCGGGTTGTGCCATCAGAAGATCATGAAATATCTGATATTGCAGGAAAATTGTTCCAAAAAAACGGTATTAAGATTCATCTGTCCTCGAAAGTCACAAAGATTGTCAAATCTGCTAAAGATGTTGAAATTTTTATTGAACATTTGGGCAAAGAAACATCGATTAAAGCAGACGTTGTTGTGTTGGCAATTGGTATTGTGGCTAATACAGAAAATTTAGGTCTTGAAAAAACAAAAATTAAAGTCGAAAAAAACAACATCGTTACGAATCAATTTTTGCAAACAGATGAACCTAGTATTTATGCGATTGGTGATTTGGTAGGCACACCTTGGCTTGCCCATAAAGCCTCGCATGAAGGTATTTTAGCAGTTGAGCATATGATGAAATTACCCAATCTGCATACGATTGATCCCATGAATATTCCAAAATGTACTTATGCGCGGCCACAGATTGCGTCCATTGGTTTAAATGAAAAACAAGCGCTTGAAAAACATAAAAAAATTAAAGTTGGGCGTTTTCCGTTTATGGCGAATGGTAAAGCGATTGCGATGGGTGAAACCGATGGAATGGTCAAAACTATTTTTGATGAACAAACAGGGGCGTTACTTGGGGCGCATATGATTGGTGCAGAAGTCACTGAACTTATTCAAGGTTTTGCGATTGCGATTGGTCTTGAAACAACGGAAGAAGATTTGATGCGGACAATTTTCCCACATCCAACTCTTTCAGAAATGATGCATGAATCGGTACTCTCAGCCTATGGGCGTGCAATACATATTTAA